The following proteins are co-located in the Gloeocapsa sp. PCC 7428 genome:
- a CDS encoding response regulator: MDRLRASPLQVLFYAPLGECLAAAATKISHTLLRLFLSMNMNLQSSSNSPQQDQLRQPLVLAVDDNEDNLQLLAQLLMLIECSHITATDGQTAVIMAQNYQPNLILLDMMLPDLDGIEVVSRLKQNPETMEIPIVAVTAMAREEDQQRFLRAGCKEYIKKPYIIEELEATIRRCLG, from the coding sequence GTGGATAGACTGCGAGCCAGTCCATTGCAAGTGCTGTTTTATGCACCACTTGGGGAATGCCTCGCCGCAGCGGCTACAAAAATTAGTCATACGCTTTTGCGGCTTTTCCTAAGTATGAATATGAATTTGCAAAGTTCTTCGAATAGTCCTCAGCAGGATCAGCTTAGACAACCGTTAGTCTTAGCTGTAGATGACAATGAAGATAATTTGCAGCTATTGGCACAGTTACTCATGTTGATTGAGTGTTCTCACATTACAGCAACTGATGGTCAAACAGCAGTGATCATGGCACAAAATTATCAACCAAACTTGATTTTATTAGATATGATGCTGCCCGATTTGGATGGAATCGAGGTGGTATCGCGCTTAAAACAAAACCCAGAAACAATGGAAATTCCTATTGTGGCGGTGACAGCAATGGCCAGAGAAGAAGATCAGCAACGCTTTTTGCGTGCAGGATGTAAGGAATATATCAAGAAGCCCTATATTATTGAAGAACTAGAAGCAACAATTCGCCGCTGTCTTGGTTAA
- a CDS encoding DUF2294 domain-containing protein, with protein sequence MEEKIPTNCTQLEAILAQQIQALYFNQLGHLPEKVVCNVSDQNLTVIVEHPTTPPERILIENRKNDLAQEVSWNLYKAIEPQLKQLIEQVLKVPVVDMLGSSNTDSDRTSIIVVLAAKPV encoded by the coding sequence ATGGAGGAAAAAATTCCCACCAATTGCACTCAGCTAGAAGCGATTTTAGCGCAACAGATTCAAGCTTTATATTTTAATCAGCTAGGACATTTACCCGAAAAAGTTGTCTGCAATGTATCAGACCAAAATTTAACAGTTATAGTTGAACATCCAACAACTCCACCTGAAAGGATTCTTATAGAAAATCGTAAAAACGATTTAGCGCAAGAAGTTAGTTGGAATTTATATAAAGCTATTGAACCACAACTCAAACAATTAATCGAGCAAGTTCTTAAAGTCCCTGTAGTAGATATGCTTGGCAGTTCTAATACCGACTCGGATCGGACTAGCATAATTGTCGTTTTAGCTGCTAAGCCAGTTTAA
- a CDS encoding response regulator, which produces MEVLLASNKQAVNQPLVLAVDDDEDSLCLVSEVVKGSNLSCITATDGKTALSLAQLYQPNLILLDILLPDLNGVEVLYHLRRNPQTQYIPIIAVTALAKEEDCDRIMAAGCDGYITKPYMLDDLEDLIFRYLCPTAATA; this is translated from the coding sequence TTGGAAGTACTCTTAGCAAGCAACAAACAGGCAGTTAACCAGCCACTTGTTCTCGCCGTAGATGACGACGAAGATAGCTTATGTTTAGTTAGCGAAGTGGTGAAAGGTAGCAACTTATCCTGCATTACTGCCACTGATGGTAAGACAGCTTTGTCTTTAGCGCAGCTGTACCAGCCAAATTTAATTTTATTAGACATTTTGCTACCAGATTTAAATGGCGTCGAAGTCTTATATCATTTGAGAAGAAACCCGCAAACCCAATATATTCCTATCATTGCAGTCACAGCGTTAGCAAAAGAAGAAGATTGCGATCGCATCATGGCGGCTGGTTGCGACGGTTACATCACTAAGCCCTATATGCTAGACGACTTAGAAGATCTGATTTTCCGCTACTTGTGTCCCACCGCCGCCACAGCTTAG